Proteins encoded within one genomic window of Silene latifolia isolate original U9 population unplaced genomic scaffold, ASM4854445v1 scaffold_150, whole genome shotgun sequence:
- the LOC141637826 gene encoding uncharacterized protein LOC141637826 — translation MPDSESVDQSSYRNPYDEPLFLSPSDNPNMSLVNSHFNGKDFINWTRGVILALGSKNKDGFINGDNVMLAVGSDKHKAWMRCDYMIRCWILSSMTPEIKSGFLSAKSAKQLWDDIQERYGQSNAPLLFQLKKELRNLGQDSQSVVEYYNNLKRRWDEIDKAEGIPECTCGKCTCNILKKIVDAASREKVLLFLMGLNDTFDTLKTNILSMDPLPTVNKVYSFVQQVESQKSISILNQPAQDASALAVDRFGPNKGNWNVWRRNGKKPKYEER, via the coding sequence ATGCCTGATTCAGAGTCTGTCGATCAATCGTCCTATCGCAATCCTTACGATGAGCCGCTTTTCCTCTCTCCATCGGATAATCCGAACATGTCACTTGTTAATTCGCATTTTAATGGAAAAGATTTCATTAACTGGACTCGCGGAGTTATTCTCGCACTCGGATCGAAGAACAAGGACGGTTTCATCAATGGCGATAACGTCATGCTTGCGGTTGGATCAGATAAACATAAAGCTTGGATGCGTTGTGATTACATGATTAGATGCTGGATTCTCAGCTCTATGACTCCAGAAATTAAGAGTGGATTTCTGTCTGCTAAGTCAGCAAAGCAACTATGGGATGACATTCAGGAACGGTATGGACAATCAAACGCACCTCTGTTGTTCCAATTGAAGAAAGAATTGCGCAATTTAGGTCAAGATTCTCAGTCTGTAGTTGAGTATTATAACAATCTTAAACGTCGTTGGGATGAGATTGATAAGGCTGAAGGAATTCCTGAGTGTACATGTGGAAAGTGTACTTGCAATATTTTGAAGAAAATCGTTGATGCTGCATCTCGTGAGAAAGTGTTGTTGTTTCTTATGGGATTGAATGACACATTTGATACACTAAAGACTAATATTTTGTCCATGGATCCTCTTCCAACTGTTAACAAAGTGTACTCATTTGTTCAACAAGTGGAGAGTCAGAAATCTATTTCTATTTTGAATCAACCCGCACAAGATGCTAGTGCGCTTGCAGTTGATAGGTTTGGTCCAAACAAAGGTAATTGGAATGTTTGGAGGAGAAATGGAAAGAAGCCTAAGTACGAGGAACGTTAG